The following are from one region of the Cetobacterium somerae genome:
- a CDS encoding ABC transporter permease has protein sequence MEKIKSFLQKNIVPIFILIFISSIIPISKLTPQYLIQEMILRLDRNLFLVLSLLIPIIAGMGLNFGIVLGAMAGQIALIFITEYRIIGYQGVFLAMILSTPIAMALGYFSGNILNKSKGKEMITSMILGLFMNGIYQLVVLYGMGSIIKISNPKLILSRGSGIRNAIDLQGIRRGLDNLLEIDILGQKIPVATFLLVGLLCIFIVWFRKTKLGQDMRAVGQNIEIARAAGINVDRTRVLAIVISTVLAGFGQIIYLQNIGTMNTYNSHEQIGMFSIAALLIGGASAVKASIPNAITGIILFHMMFIISPVAGKELMGSAQIGEYFRVFVSYGIIALVLVMHEWRREREKRAERANEISDSKGETI, from the coding sequence ATGGAAAAAATAAAAAGTTTTTTACAAAAAAATATAGTTCCAATTTTTATTTTAATCTTTATTTCTTCAATAATTCCAATATCTAAATTAACTCCTCAATACCTAATTCAAGAGATGATATTAAGATTAGATAGAAATTTATTCTTAGTTCTATCGTTGTTAATACCAATAATAGCTGGAATGGGTTTAAACTTTGGTATTGTTTTAGGAGCAATGGCGGGACAAATAGCTCTTATTTTTATAACAGAGTATAGAATAATAGGGTATCAAGGAGTATTTTTAGCTATGATTTTATCAACTCCTATAGCAATGGCATTGGGATATTTTAGTGGAAATATATTAAATAAATCTAAAGGAAAAGAGATGATAACTTCCATGATTTTAGGATTATTTATGAATGGAATTTATCAATTAGTTGTTTTGTATGGAATGGGAAGCATAATAAAAATATCAAATCCAAAATTGATACTTTCAAGAGGAAGCGGAATAAGAAATGCCATAGATTTACAAGGTATTAGAAGAGGATTAGACAACCTATTAGAAATAGATATTTTAGGACAAAAAATACCTGTAGCAACATTTTTATTAGTAGGTCTTTTATGCATATTTATAGTTTGGTTTAGAAAAACTAAGTTAGGACAAGATATGAGGGCAGTGGGGCAAAATATTGAAATAGCTAGAGCAGCAGGGATAAATGTGGATAGAACAAGAGTTTTAGCTATTGTAATATCAACTGTACTTGCAGGATTTGGACAGATTATATATTTGCAAAATATAGGAACTATGAATACTTACAATAGTCATGAACAAATAGGGATGTTTTCTATTGCTGCTTTATTAATTGGAGGAGCATCAGCTGTTAAAGCAAGTATTCCAAATGCAATAACGGGAATTATTTTATTTCATATGATGTTTATTATTTCTCCTGTGGCAGGAAAAGAATTGATGGGATCAGCTCAAATAGGAGAGTATTTTAGAGTGTTTGTATCATATGGAATAATAGCTTTAGTTTTAGTGATGCATGAATGGAGAAGAGAACGAGAAAAGCGGGCAGAAAGAGCAAATGAAATCTCTGATAGCAAGGGGGAAACTATATGA
- a CDS encoding ABC transporter permease subunit, whose product MNENIVKKIKEIGLPRIIIALFLLSLYTLAPFVGVNLKVAFQDTLIRVGMNIILVLSLIPMIQGGTGLNFGMPLGVEAGLLGAVLSIELGLTGLLGFLGAILISLPISILFGYGYGSILNRVKGGEMMIATYVGFSSVAFMCIMWLVLPFKKPDMIWAYGGEGLRTTISVEGYWNKILGKIFSSSGNFSYIGEIVFFLLLAFLIKEYFKSRNGLAMKAVGANEKFARSIGVDINKARINSVIMSTMIAGIGIIVYQQSFGFIQLYLAPFYMAFPAIAAILIGGASVRKASIFNVIVGTVLFQGVITMTPIVISGLIKTDMSETIRVIISNGMIIYALTRKGGER is encoded by the coding sequence ATGAATGAGAATATAGTAAAAAAAATAAAAGAGATAGGATTACCAAGAATAATAATAGCTTTGTTTCTACTTTCTCTATATACACTAGCACCTTTTGTGGGAGTTAATTTGAAAGTAGCTTTTCAAGATACTTTAATTAGAGTAGGAATGAATATAATATTAGTATTGTCTCTTATTCCAATGATTCAAGGAGGGACAGGTCTAAACTTTGGTATGCCTTTAGGTGTAGAAGCAGGATTACTCGGAGCAGTTTTAAGTATAGAGCTAGGCTTAACTGGACTACTTGGATTTTTAGGTGCAATATTGATATCATTACCAATATCAATATTATTTGGTTATGGATATGGTTCTATATTAAATAGAGTTAAAGGTGGAGAGATGATGATAGCAACATATGTTGGATTTTCATCAGTTGCATTTATGTGCATTATGTGGCTTGTATTACCTTTTAAAAAGCCTGATATGATTTGGGCATATGGTGGAGAGGGATTAAGAACAACAATAAGTGTTGAAGGATATTGGAATAAAATTTTAGGTAAAATATTTTCTTCATCAGGAAATTTTAGTTATATTGGAGAGATAGTATTCTTTTTATTATTGGCATTTTTAATAAAAGAATATTTTAAAAGTAGAAATGGATTAGCTATGAAAGCTGTTGGAGCTAATGAAAAATTTGCTAGATCAATAGGTGTTGATATTAACAAAGCGAGAATAAATTCAGTTATAATGTCAACTATGATAGCAGGTATTGGAATAATTGTTTACCAACAAAGTTTTGGATTTATACAATTGTATTTAGCACCTTTTTATATGGCATTTCCCGCTATAGCAGCTATTTTAATTGGGGGAGCTTCAGTGAGAAAAGCTTCTATATTTAATGTTATTGTTGGAACTGTTTTGTTTCAAGGAGTGATAACAATGACTCCAATAGTAATAAGTGGATTGATAAAAACAGATATGTCAGAAACTATAAGGGTTATAATATCAAATGGAATGATAATCTATGCATTAACTAGAAAAGGAGGGGAAAGATAA
- a CDS encoding sugar ABC transporter ATP-binding protein: MQKELLRMSGVSKSFGENIVLKDINFTIKEGEIVGLVGENGAGKSTLMKIIFGMSLIEETGGYNGEMIFQGKKVHFKSSFDALNAGIGMVHQEFSLIPGFKASENIVLNRESLKKSFVKEIFGERISKIDFEKDRERAKVAISHLGVDLNVDTKVNEMPVAHMQFTEIAREIERENVRLLVLDEPTAVLTEKEAEILLKTMKRLASEGIAIIFITHRLNEIMDVSDRIIVLRDGIMMSELETSETNVDEITKLMIGREIGEKAKKEEKKENNPEIILEMKKLWVDMPGEKAKNINLKVRKGEIIGLGGMAGQGKVGIANGVMGLYPAGGEVIYKNEKINLNNPKIPLEKGMYFVSEDRKEVGLILEEKISMNIAYPSIYIKNKFLKERYFGLLKSIDEKEIDKNSQHYIEKLEIKCMSGSQRVGELSGGNQQKVCLAKAFTINPDILFISEPTRGIDIGAKKIVLETLKEYNKNSGMTIILTSSELEELRTVCDRIAIVTEGEIAGILSPEDDLLEFGKLMTGVKGDKNE; the protein is encoded by the coding sequence ATGCAAAAAGAACTTTTAAGAATGTCAGGAGTATCTAAGAGTTTTGGAGAAAACATAGTATTAAAAGATATAAATTTTACAATAAAAGAGGGAGAAATAGTAGGGCTTGTTGGAGAAAATGGTGCAGGAAAATCTACTTTAATGAAGATAATTTTTGGAATGTCTCTAATAGAAGAAACTGGGGGATATAACGGAGAGATGATTTTTCAAGGTAAAAAAGTACATTTTAAAAGTTCTTTTGATGCTTTAAATGCGGGAATAGGAATGGTTCATCAAGAATTTTCTTTAATTCCAGGATTTAAGGCTTCAGAGAATATAGTTCTAAATAGAGAAAGTTTAAAGAAATCTTTTGTAAAAGAGATATTTGGAGAAAGAATAAGTAAAATAGATTTTGAAAAAGATAGAGAACGGGCAAAGGTTGCAATATCACATTTAGGAGTTGATTTGAATGTAGATACTAAAGTTAATGAGATGCCTGTAGCACATATGCAATTTACAGAGATTGCAAGAGAAATAGAGAGAGAAAATGTAAGGTTATTAGTTTTAGACGAACCAACAGCAGTTTTAACAGAAAAAGAAGCTGAAATTTTGTTAAAAACGATGAAAAGGTTAGCAAGTGAAGGAATAGCAATTATATTTATAACTCATAGATTAAATGAAATTATGGATGTCTCAGATAGAATTATAGTTTTAAGAGATGGTATTATGATGAGTGAATTAGAAACATCAGAAACTAATGTAGATGAAATTACAAAATTAATGATTGGTAGAGAGATAGGAGAAAAAGCTAAAAAAGAAGAAAAAAAAGAGAATAACCCAGAAATTATTTTAGAAATGAAAAAGTTGTGGGTGGATATGCCTGGAGAAAAAGCTAAGAATATAAATTTAAAAGTTCGAAAAGGTGAAATAATAGGATTAGGAGGAATGGCTGGTCAAGGAAAAGTAGGAATAGCTAATGGAGTAATGGGACTTTATCCAGCAGGGGGAGAAGTTATATATAAAAATGAAAAAATAAATTTAAATAATCCCAAAATACCTTTGGAAAAGGGGATGTATTTTGTATCTGAAGATAGAAAAGAAGTGGGACTTATACTTGAAGAAAAGATAAGTATGAATATAGCTTATCCATCAATATATATAAAAAATAAATTTTTAAAAGAAAGATATTTTGGATTATTAAAAAGTATAGATGAAAAAGAAATAGATAAAAATAGTCAACACTACATTGAAAAATTAGAGATTAAATGTATGAGTGGAAGTCAAAGGGTAGGAGAACTAAGCGGTGGAAATCAACAAAAGGTATGCTTAGCAAAAGCTTTTACAATAAACCCAGACATACTTTTTATATCAGAACCTACAAGAGGAATTGATATTGGAGCAAAAAAAATTGTTCTTGAAACATTGAAAGAATATAATAAAAATAGTGGAATGACAATAATTTTAACTTCATCAGAATTAGAAGAGTTAAGAACAGTTTGCGATAGAATCGCAATAGTAACGGAGGGTGAAATTGCAGGTATTTTATCTCCAGAGGATGACCTGTTAGAGTTTGGAAAATTAATGACAGGAGTTAAGGGGGATAAAAATGAATGA
- a CDS encoding DUF3798 domain-containing protein, translating to MSFLLSIVSMGQAPYHIGVITGTVSQSEDGLRGAEEAIKLYGAADKGGEIVHVTYPDNFMQEMETTISQMVSLADDPKMKAIVVGEAIPGTVEAFRRIREKRPDILLLANSPHEDPEMIGEVSDLVVNPDSIARGYLIVKAAKEMGADKFMHISFPRHMSYELLSKRRNVMKVAANDLGMEFIEMTAPDPVSDVGVAGAQQFILEQVPNWITKYGDKTAFFATNDAHTEPLLKRVAEKGGYFVEADLPSPTMGYPGALGIQFTEDEKGNWPKILEKVEKTVGEKGGAKRMGTWAYSYNFSVTVSLVDLAKEVLDGKAQIDDFDALKEVLAKNTPGAQWNGSNYVDVRGVERENFYLLYQDTYVLGKGYLKMTELEVPEKYFSIK from the coding sequence ATGAGTTTTTTATTATCAATAGTTAGTATGGGACAAGCACCATATCATATTGGAGTAATAACAGGGACAGTTTCTCAATCAGAAGATGGACTAAGAGGAGCTGAAGAGGCCATAAAATTATATGGAGCAGCAGATAAGGGTGGAGAGATAGTACATGTAACTTATCCAGATAATTTTATGCAAGAGATGGAAACGACAATATCTCAAATGGTAAGCTTAGCAGATGATCCTAAAATGAAAGCTATAGTTGTAGGAGAAGCAATTCCAGGAACAGTGGAAGCGTTTAGAAGAATTAGAGAAAAAAGACCAGACATTTTACTTTTAGCAAATTCACCGCACGAAGATCCTGAGATGATTGGTGAAGTTTCGGATTTAGTTGTAAATCCAGATAGTATAGCAAGAGGTTATTTAATAGTAAAAGCAGCAAAAGAGATGGGAGCAGATAAGTTTATGCATATTTCATTTCCTAGACATATGAGCTATGAGCTTTTGTCAAAAAGAAGAAATGTAATGAAAGTTGCTGCAAATGATTTAGGAATGGAGTTTATTGAAATGACAGCTCCAGATCCTGTAAGTGATGTAGGAGTAGCAGGAGCACAACAATTTATCTTAGAGCAAGTTCCAAATTGGATAACTAAATATGGAGATAAAACAGCTTTTTTTGCAACAAATGATGCTCATACAGAGCCTTTATTAAAAAGAGTTGCAGAAAAGGGTGGATACTTTGTTGAGGCAGATTTACCATCGCCTACAATGGGATATCCTGGAGCTTTAGGGATACAATTTACAGAGGATGAAAAAGGAAATTGGCCAAAGATTTTAGAAAAAGTTGAAAAAACTGTGGGAGAAAAAGGTGGAGCAAAAAGAATGGGAACATGGGCTTATTCATACAATTTCTCTGTTACAGTTTCTTTAGTTGATTTAGCAAAAGAAGTACTAGATGGAAAAGCTCAAATAGATGATTTTGATGCTTTAAAAGAAGTTTTAGCAAAAAATACTCCAGGAGCTCAGTGGAATGGAAGTAATTATGTAGATGTTAGAGGAGTAGAGCGAGAGAATTTCTATTTATTATACCAAGATACATATGTTTTAGGAAAAGGTTATTTAAAAATGACAGAACTAGAAGTGCCAGAAAAATATTTTTCAATAAAATAA
- the pepV gene encoding dipeptidase PepV — MNLQEFVLNYKDDVVKSIQESVRIKSVQEAPLEGMPFGEGPAKALEHMLDLGKKLGFEVENFDNYAGHIDFGVGSDEEMIGILGHVDVVPEGKGWDYPPYEAKIVDGKMYGRGVLDDKGPTIAALYALKAIKDSGVKLNRKVRVIVGANEETGWGCMNHYFGKLNMPQPAMAFTPDSSFPVTYAEKGILHLMLSQEYQEELSFSIKGGVAFNSVPDSAIGLFPLSMKDEIFLNLEKYNKGKEFKITATEKDEKIEIVSLGKASHGARPANGYNAISALFSFLSTLKIEDEKLKNLVEFFNEYIKMEYSGERLGINFEDEPSGVLTLTIGKIECEGKNVMFGFDIRYPVTFTKEQVIDQVEKRAKSKNLNVTVRSAKNPLYVPKDSFLVTTLMDIYKDITGDVGAEPVSIGGGTYARAVTNGVAFGALLKDQEDNMHQKNEYLELDKLDTWLKIYVQAIYDLAK, encoded by the coding sequence TTGAATTTACAAGAGTTTGTACTAAATTACAAAGATGATGTTGTTAAATCAATTCAGGAGTCAGTTAGAATTAAAAGCGTGCAAGAGGCACCATTAGAAGGAATGCCTTTTGGAGAAGGACCTGCAAAGGCTCTAGAGCATATGTTAGATTTAGGAAAAAAATTAGGTTTTGAAGTTGAAAATTTTGATAATTATGCAGGTCATATTGATTTTGGTGTAGGTTCAGATGAAGAGATGATAGGGATTCTTGGACATGTGGATGTTGTACCTGAAGGAAAGGGATGGGATTATCCACCATATGAAGCAAAAATAGTAGATGGGAAAATGTATGGAAGAGGAGTTTTAGATGATAAAGGTCCTACAATTGCTGCCTTATATGCATTAAAAGCTATTAAAGATTCAGGAGTTAAATTAAATAGAAAAGTTAGAGTGATAGTAGGAGCTAATGAAGAAACTGGGTGGGGATGTATGAACCATTATTTTGGAAAATTAAATATGCCACAACCAGCAATGGCGTTTACTCCAGATTCGTCATTTCCTGTAACTTATGCTGAAAAAGGAATTTTACACTTAATGCTGAGTCAAGAGTACCAAGAAGAATTAAGTTTTTCAATAAAAGGTGGAGTAGCATTTAATTCAGTTCCAGATTCTGCTATAGGTTTATTCCCATTGTCAATGAAAGATGAAATATTTTTAAATTTAGAAAAATATAATAAAGGAAAAGAATTTAAGATAACAGCAACTGAAAAAGATGAAAAAATAGAAATAGTTTCATTAGGAAAAGCTTCTCATGGAGCTAGACCAGCAAATGGTTATAATGCAATATCAGCTTTATTTAGTTTCTTGTCAACTTTAAAAATTGAAGATGAAAAACTAAAAAATTTAGTAGAATTCTTCAATGAGTATATAAAGATGGAATATTCAGGAGAGAGATTAGGAATTAATTTTGAAGATGAACCGTCTGGAGTATTAACATTAACTATTGGTAAAATTGAGTGTGAAGGTAAAAATGTAATGTTTGGATTTGATATTAGATATCCAGTTACATTTACAAAAGAACAAGTAATTGATCAAGTAGAAAAAAGAGCAAAAAGTAAAAATTTAAATGTGACAGTAAGATCAGCAAAGAATCCACTATATGTTCCTAAAGATAGCTTCTTAGTGACAACATTAATGGATATATATAAAGATATAACTGGTGACGTAGGTGCAGAACCAGTTTCTATTGGTGGAGGAACTTATGCTAGAGCTGTAACAAATGGAGTTGCATTTGGAGCTTTATTAAAAGATCAAGAGGATAATATGCATCAAAAAAATGAGTATTTAGAATTAGATAAATTAGATACTTGGTTAAAAATATATGTTCAAGCAATATATGATTTAGCAAAATAA
- a CDS encoding MlaA family lipoprotein, whose protein sequence is MNYKKLITITGCIFFISCSPLKTKNDISEKKIEKKESLNQHTHLKSNEYLKLGNGKEVVYQPEGIRSEVVEKKEINGTKFIEVYDPLEPLNRRIYYFNYYLDKYILIPAVNTYEFIAPKFVQKGVSNFFSNLQEINTFINSILQLEGRKATITFVRFGINSTIGILGLFDVASALELPKTYEDFGLTLAKYGVGNGPYLVLPGFGPSNLRDTAGKAAGIVSVSEINPYDQPVGFDVNNPGVTTMGAINARKENQNFRYYGTGSPFEYEYVRYFYTKYRDTLIDVNDVKVKGRGE, encoded by the coding sequence ATGAATTATAAAAAGCTAATTACAATTACAGGTTGTATATTTTTTATTAGTTGTTCTCCTTTAAAAACTAAAAATGATATTTCTGAAAAAAAGATTGAAAAAAAGGAAAGTTTAAACCAGCATACGCACCTAAAGAGTAATGAATACTTAAAGTTAGGAAATGGAAAAGAGGTTGTATATCAACCAGAGGGAATAAGAAGCGAAGTTGTAGAAAAGAAAGAAATAAACGGAACTAAGTTCATAGAAGTTTATGATCCGTTAGAGCCTTTAAATAGAAGAATATACTATTTTAATTATTATTTAGATAAGTATATTTTAATTCCTGCTGTTAATACTTATGAATTTATAGCACCAAAATTTGTTCAAAAAGGTGTGTCTAATTTCTTTTCAAATTTACAAGAAATTAATACGTTTATAAATTCAATATTACAACTTGAAGGAAGAAAAGCTACAATAACTTTTGTTAGATTTGGAATAAATTCAACAATTGGTATTTTAGGATTATTTGATGTGGCTTCTGCTTTGGAATTACCAAAAACATACGAAGATTTTGGATTAACTTTAGCAAAATATGGAGTTGGAAATGGACCATACTTGGTATTACCTGGTTTTGGACCATCCAATCTTAGAGATACAGCAGGGAAAGCAGCAGGAATAGTAAGTGTTTCAGAGATAAATCCATATGATCAACCTGTTGGTTTTGATGTTAATAACCCAGGAGTTACTACGATGGGAGCAATTAATGCAAGAAAAGAAAATCAGAATTTTAGATACTATGGGACTGGAAGTCCTTTTGAATATGAGTATGTAAGATATTTCTATACTAAATATAGAGATACATTAATAGATGTAAATGATGTAAAAGTAAAGGGGAGAGGTGAATAG
- a CDS encoding serine/threonine protein kinase — translation MNKCIKVIFMLILTVNIFAEYKFPMKNPYVATIVGSSKIMTKGVPNEVPTKDFKIMLERSNKVPANMWFDKGFNFSLSKQKGKAPLIFVLSGTGSAYNSTRTKNFQKIFYNAGYHVLTVTSVFNSNFILNVSNSQVPGVLIQDGLDLYNIMGDMLDKVKREEKVEVTDTYLMGYSMGATHSAILSYLDSQGKDFNFKRVYMVNPSINLYYSATTLDNMLSKNIENKGQIVEIIDEVMEVVKKNISPSDLQITEEGIYSIFEKQELSNKEMERLIGLAFNLTSIDLNYIVDQINGTHVYSNTTPGKFSKMYPYFESINFANFSDYLNKLAYPYYLKILGGNLTFNDVLKYGDLRIIKSYLEKENKIVAVTNEDDFILSDKDRNFIKNVFKERSLIYPYGGHCGNMFYQTNVDKMLEFLEKGVFNNEL, via the coding sequence ATGAATAAATGTATAAAAGTAATATTCATGCTAATTCTGACGGTAAATATTTTTGCTGAATATAAATTTCCAATGAAAAATCCATATGTAGCAACAATAGTTGGAAGCTCTAAGATTATGACTAAAGGAGTACCGAATGAAGTTCCAACTAAAGATTTTAAAATTATGTTAGAAAGAAGTAATAAAGTGCCTGCAAATATGTGGTTTGATAAAGGGTTCAATTTTTCATTGAGCAAACAAAAAGGAAAAGCACCTTTAATTTTTGTTTTATCAGGAACAGGATCAGCGTATAACTCTACAAGAACAAAAAACTTTCAGAAGATATTTTATAATGCGGGATATCATGTACTAACAGTGACTTCAGTATTTAATTCAAATTTTATATTGAACGTATCAAATAGTCAAGTTCCAGGAGTTTTAATTCAAGATGGATTAGATTTATATAATATTATGGGTGATATGTTAGATAAAGTAAAAAGAGAAGAAAAGGTTGAAGTAACAGATACTTATTTAATGGGATATAGTATGGGAGCAACACACTCAGCTATTTTATCTTATTTAGATTCACAAGGAAAAGATTTTAATTTTAAAAGAGTTTATATGGTTAATCCATCAATTAATTTATATTACTCAGCAACTACTTTAGATAATATGTTGTCAAAAAATATAGAAAATAAAGGTCAAATAGTGGAAATTATTGATGAAGTAATGGAAGTAGTAAAAAAGAATATTTCACCTAGTGATTTACAAATAACGGAGGAAGGTATATATTCAATTTTTGAAAAGCAAGAATTGTCTAATAAAGAGATGGAAAGATTAATTGGGCTTGCATTTAATTTAACATCAATTGATTTAAACTATATTGTAGACCAAATAAATGGTACTCATGTATATTCAAATACAACTCCAGGAAAGTTTTCAAAAATGTATCCTTATTTTGAAAGTATTAATTTTGCAAACTTTAGTGATTATTTAAATAAATTAGCTTATCCATATTACTTAAAAATATTAGGTGGAAATTTAACTTTTAATGATGTTTTAAAATATGGAGATTTAAGAATAATTAAAAGCTATTTGGAGAAAGAAAATAAAATAGTAGCGGTAACTAATGAAGATGATTTTATTTTATCTGATAAAGATAGAAATTTTATAAAAAATGTTTTTAAAGAAAGAAGTTTAATTTATCCTTATGGTGGTCATTGTGGAAATATGTTTTATCAAACTAACGTAGATAAAATGTTAGAGTTTTTAGAAAAGGGGGTATTCAACAATGAATTATAA
- a CDS encoding Cof-type HAD-IIB family hydrolase, which yields MIKLVVTDMDGTFLNDKKEFSNEFWEIHSEMEKKGIKFVVASGRQYQNLRKNFDRIKNKIVFIAENGSYVIEKEKEIYSRILSKEVIKKYVEVGRKISTTNVVLCGKKSAYIESTEVEFVKEVEKYYEERKVVSNLLDVIDDEIIKITYCDLSGTEKNVYPYIKDEVDCQIVVSGEIWLDISHLESNKGIALEALQKELGVKYEETMIFGDYLNDFEMLKKGKYSFAMENAHEEIKKISNFIAGSNNENGVLEELKKII from the coding sequence ATGATAAAACTAGTTGTTACAGATATGGATGGAACATTTTTAAATGATAAAAAAGAGTTTTCAAATGAGTTTTGGGAAATTCACTCAGAGATGGAAAAAAAAGGAATTAAGTTTGTTGTAGCTAGTGGAAGACAATACCAAAATTTAAGAAAAAATTTTGATAGAATAAAAAATAAAATAGTTTTTATTGCGGAAAACGGGAGTTATGTTATAGAAAAAGAAAAAGAGATATACTCAAGAATATTATCTAAAGAGGTAATAAAAAAATATGTTGAAGTTGGAAGAAAGATATCTACGACAAATGTGGTATTATGTGGTAAGAAATCTGCATATATTGAATCAACTGAGGTAGAGTTTGTAAAAGAAGTAGAAAAGTATTATGAAGAAAGAAAGGTTGTTTCAAATCTTTTAGATGTGATTGATGATGAAATAATAAAAATTACTTATTGTGATTTAAGTGGAACAGAAAAGAATGTTTATCCTTATATAAAAGATGAAGTTGACTGTCAAATTGTAGTTTCAGGTGAAATTTGGCTAGATATAAGTCATTTAGAATCTAATAAAGGAATAGCATTGGAGGCTCTTCAAAAAGAACTAGGAGTGAAATATGAAGAAACTATGATTTTTGGAGATTATCTAAATGATTTTGAAATGTTAAAAAAGGGAAAGTATAGTTTTGCAATGGAAAATGCACATGAAGAAATAAAAAAAATATCGAATTTTATAGCAGGAAGTAATAATGAGAATGGAGTTTTAGAAGAATTGAAAAAAATTATTTAA
- a CDS encoding TrmH family RNA methyltransferase: protein MDIITSKDNELFKSLKKLKAKKYRELDKLFLAEGRKFLEFEEIPKVIIFKEGVSEESIKLSEKFQCKKIILSEKLFKELSSQENSQGVIICYNSKEQKLDYLDKNIVVLNRVADPGNLGTIIRVADAAGFKDIILTKGSVDCYNEKTVRSSMGSILSINIYYLEEEDTVHLLKEKGYKIIATALEKDSIPYTKMKLKEKNAFIFGNEGDGISQNILLKSDEKVIIPIYGSAESLNVAMATGIILYDVRNRLDNK, encoded by the coding sequence TTGGATATAATAACAAGTAAAGATAATGAACTTTTCAAGAGTTTAAAAAAGTTAAAAGCAAAAAAATATAGAGAACTAGATAAATTATTTTTGGCAGAAGGAAGAAAATTTTTGGAATTTGAAGAGATTCCTAAAGTAATAATATTTAAAGAAGGAGTTTCAGAAGAAAGTATAAAATTATCTGAAAAATTTCAATGTAAAAAAATAATTTTAAGCGAAAAATTATTTAAAGAGTTAAGTTCACAAGAGAATTCTCAAGGAGTTATCATTTGCTATAATTCTAAAGAACAAAAATTGGATTATTTAGATAAAAATATTGTTGTCTTAAATAGAGTAGCAGACCCCGGAAATTTAGGGACAATTATAAGAGTAGCAGATGCAGCAGGATTTAAGGATATAATCTTAACTAAGGGAAGCGTAGATTGCTATAATGAAAAAACTGTAAGAAGCAGTATGGGATCAATTTTAAGTATAAATATATACTATTTAGAAGAGGAAGATACTGTACACCTATTGAAAGAGAAAGGGTATAAAATAATAGCTACAGCCTTAGAAAAAGATTCTATTCCATATACAAAAATGAAATTAAAAGAAAAAAATGCATTTATATTTGGAAATGAAGGTGATGGAATTTCTCAAAATATATTGTTAAAAAGTGATGAGAAAGTAATAATTCCGATTTATGGAAGTGCAGAATCATTAAATGTAGCTATGGCCACAGGAATTATTTTATATGATGTAAGAAATAGATTAGACAATAAATAA